Genomic DNA from Acanthopagrus latus isolate v.2019 chromosome 2, fAcaLat1.1, whole genome shotgun sequence:
tttctttgaaaaaaatcgGTACTTGGAAGGTGTTGCATCTTCAGGGTTGTGACTGACGGCGGGGttctttaaaatgcattcaGATCAGGCTGGAGAGGCGCAAAAACAACGGGGTATGTACATTCAAGACTCTAGAGGTTCTATAGGGTAAAATGCAGACTTGGTACCCATGCTTTATCGAAAACAGACCATCTTCAGTTACAGTCCATAGACAAAATGGTAGAGCAGAGATTCAAGGGGGGGGGTTACGTCAGCTTTATTTATCCCTCTTCTCTCTGCGTGCAGTAAAAGGCTTCATGTGGTTCAGAGTGCTCATGACAAGGACGAGGGAAACTGAAACCCAGATATGTCTTGGAAAAAGAACAGTACGTCAGAGAAACAGGCCCAGAGACCGCTAGGTGCCTGTGAATgcatttatacacatttttacactgaaaaagaaTTTATTCACAACTGTACATAGGAGTAGGCCTACGTCTGCTTGGACAAGAGGAAGGCACCTCCTTTTCCATCATTAACTGTATACTACTGGCCTTAATGCACACCTGGCAAGTGcgtatatatactgtacactcatacatacatacagtacatacattgTTGGGAGCACAGCAGACGACTTGAGGCGAGGCAGAGGGACTGAGTGGATTCTAGGCAGTGCAGATTGTGACAAATAGAAGAATCACAAAATTTTGGGAAATGAGGACGAAATCTGAAGACACCACGCTCATTTCAGAAAATTTCGTAAGACCCACGGAAACAAATATTTGCGTCTTGATCTCAACAATGAACAGTCCTGGTAGAAAGAGTTCTCTGGAAAGTTTTGGAGCTGCcacaagttattttttattctttggcACACCCCTGTTGTGCCAAGATAGGTTTCCTTATCAAACCCTTGGCagacatgaataaaatgtatcaaatcCATCTATGTACATATAAAGATTTGTGCTCTTTGACTGACAGGCAGGGTGGCATCATCGACACCCTGACTAAAACGCGAACTGTGATCTCACGCACACTCACACCCCTCCAAAAAAGAGGGGGAAGGAATCACCACATGCACcacatacaaatatatacagGTTTGCAAACATcaagttttgttaaaaaaaaaaaatagctacTGATACTGACAGAACATAAAAAGCTGTAGTATTTTAGTAAAATGAAACTTATTATTAAGGTAACTTGTCAAGTAATATGACCATTCGGTTTCACAATTGACACCATCAGGGTTTAAAGTGGACACCTGATTGGTCGTTCAGCACTGCAGGGGTGCCAGGAGAAGGGGCCCGTCACCACTGCAGAGGATCTCAAGTTCTGCTTTTCTACTCAATATCTGAGCTTATACACCCTGTGGAAATGTGACAAGAGGGACTGACTGTCACCCCCAAATTCACCTTAACCCCTCATCGCTGAGCAACATCATCAACAAGTCATCATGGGTCTGTTACATCCCTATAAAACTGAAGAACAAAGGAAACTATGTGACAAGCAAAAGGAAAAGTGGTTCTGTCAACCATCTGTCATCCTTTGACAGTGGAGGTCCAGCACAGTAGAACTGTAGCCAATGTGACTGGCCTGTCCTGAGTTTCCTGGTTTCTCAACCTTATGGGAACTGTATGCATTCTTTAGACTTGTTGATCATGTACACAGAGCACAAgtgaaaaaaactgtctttCACATTTCAACCTTCAGAACTCGTACAAATACATCTCCTCCTCTCAATCCACAATAAAGTGCTTGAGCTAAcgacacaaaaaataaaaacatagcaGTTACAAATCTACAGGTTCCTTTGTTCGCatggctgttttctttctgtaacAGGAATTTGTGTTTTCGTGCCAAAGTCCATTTTGTTCGTGAGCTGGATCCATTACAGTGATTGGCCATAAGCCTTTTGCtaatttcttccttttccttacACTCCAATACTTGAGGTTTTCAAGATAGGCAGGAGAGTCAAACATCCATGTTCTTCTGAACCaataaataagaataacaaCTTAAACACAGAGTAAATAACCACCAATATCACTTGGTAATCAGGAGTTTAAAAGATGATTTGCTTCATGTGGAGCATTAGCCGCTTAAAGCCCACACAATCTCATAGGCCCGTCCATCCTCTCTTCTttcaggtaaaaaaacaaatgatatcCTGAAAGATGGACAAAAGTTTTTTTATACATGGTCATCAGGTGGTTTTCCACCTTTATAGCGtaagaaaaaaactgcacctGAAAGTGCATGAATTATGTCCACATCCGGTTTCAGCCTTTTGTTTCTGGGTCCGTGGTCATCTTTGGTTGTAAATTTGTGCATCAGTTGCTTGTCACAGCTTAGTCCATGATGCAGCCGGAAAACTACTGATGATAAATACAGATGAAACCTAGCTAATGAAAAGTGCTTTAACTGCTACAGGAGGGAACAGCGGCGTGGTGAGGATGGTAGTCAACAGTCTTAGGACATGGTcccttggtgtgtgtgtgtgtgtgtgtgtgtgtagggggggcTGCTACTCATACAGTGTGACAGTGCAGTAGCAGAGGGCTGAGATCCTTCGGTCCACACTGGCTTTATCTGcatgaaaaatacacacaacaaaaacaaattaatagaAGTCTTCAaagcaaaaactaaaatgagCAAACATTAGACAGACTACAGGTTTAAAAGAAACAATGGGCCCCAGAACAATTTCATATATTGTTATACTAGACCTCTGGAGCTTTGCTTGTACTGTGCAGTGTTCAAGTTAGATTCAGCAAATGATCTTAATCTCTTtcaacaaagcttttttttaaatcacatgttTCAACTTGATGAAAGTCACTGGCTTGTGAGGAGCTGTGAGTTAAGGCTGCAACATGcggttatttttattatcaattcacttgccaattattttcacaattaatcacTTGTTCTATAAAATGTCTGGGTGAGGCACAGAGCCCacagtgacgtcttcaaattgctttttttgtccaacaaactgtccaaaacccaaagactcttcattaagtgtcagaaataacaaatcaacaaattaaCAAGCTGGAACCTGctaatgtttgacatttttttggttgaaaaatGATGAACAATCTGTGAACAATTAGTTTGCAATTACATTTCACAagttaatcaactaatcattgcagctctagttCAGAGAGCTTAAAGTCCTGCTGAAAAACTGTGGCATAGATAATGAATGAGTATGACATGAACTCCCAATGCCCAAAAAATGTCCGTCTCTCTTCATTTAGATAGAGGCATCATAATTCTTCAAATTACAAAGTCAAACTACTGTACATAGAGGGCGTGTGTTACACGTCTGGAATTTTATGTGTACTTCAGAAAAAATTCTGAGAATGAgtgaaatgttgaatgtttaaaATTCCCGGAAGTCACTCAAAGCTGTTCACGTGAGTGGTTCCTGCATGAGGCCCGCTGACAAAGACTGAGTGTTTGTGCACCCCAGGGTTCGTACTCACACTTGACCACATTCTCAATGTCAGTAGGATCCTGTAGGATTTTTGACAAGCCGTCCAGCAGCATGGCGGCCTTGCTGTAGCGGTATGCTATATCCTCTGTCTGCTTGAACATCTCATCCAGAGCTGCTGACtgaacctgacacacacacacaaacacaaacacacacattaggCTGACCACTATAAGTTATAGCCGCACTTTACTGaacatatcattttaaaattatGAGTCAACAACAGACTAAATTCCTTTATCACTTTAAGCCCTGGAGATGCTTTGTGTTTCAGCACTCTGTATGTGCGACTCACCATCTCCACAGCATGATTGTAGATGAGCTTCTCCGCAGTGACGCTGTTGATCTCATCCACAAAGCGCTGCTTGTCAGAGAAGAAGTGGTTGAGTTTGTCAGTCAGCCGTCGGCAGAGGGAGATGCAGCTTTTGTAACGCTCATTCAGATTCTTCACCACTAAGAGAAGACAGGGACAGGGATTAGTATTTCATCTATTTGAGTACACttgtatttaaataatattagaaataagtgaataaacacaggTACATTTCACAGAACTGCAGCATCTTTCTCCTGCTAGTGATGAGAGTGAACAGCAGAATtcacctcttctctcttcagttcagttctctCCAGTTCAGTGCACTGGTCACAGTTTGATTCAACTACTGGGGGATGACGACTGAAATGTCCTTACCCTGTTTGACTGCAGTGGAGGGATTGAGTTTGGCTGATTTAATCTGAGCCTTGGccagatggagggaggaagccAGGAGCTGAGCTGCCTTCATGTAGAGGACCAACTGCTCCACCTGCCTATAGGGGGCAGCACAACCATAATGTACAACACACATGGGAAAGCTTTTCAGCACTGCAGCAACCACTAAACAAAGAGCCTCCTCGGACTGCTTGTTGTTATTAATTGTATGAGATTTACATAGTCAGACTAGACTGGAGTCATTTCTTACCCCCACTCTTTGCTGAGCTGGCTGATCTGGTCAACAACCACACTGTCCTGGGGAGGGTAGAGGGAGGCAGCTGACACACCGAGCTCCGTCCCACCAGCTCGAACTGCTGCCATCTCCAGCACGCAGTCGGTGAATGAAAGCATCATCCGTAGGTGCATCAGGGTGTCTGTATGCTCACGCTGTACCAGGAgttaaaaagattaaatgtaCCTCAAGACTAAAAGAGTGTACCTGTGTTTTATCAAGTTCTCTCACTGGTTATTTCCTGTTAAAAGATGACAAACATTAACATGAGGCCTCACCTCCATGAGGGTCTCCTCAGGCAGCTCAGGTGcttcaaatgtaataaatccCTCTAAGCTGGGTGGTGAGGTCCCATAAGGGACGTAGCGCAGGCTGCTGGGTGCTCCTTCACCCCCAGGGACAAACTGCCCACCCATGAAGCCTCCTGGAGGGGAGGAGCCCAGAGCCATGCCTGGAGGAGATCCAACATAGACCCGACCGCTGGTGGAGCACAGGGAGCCGGCCGAACTGTTGGAGCCCACTGAGAGCGATgagaagggaagaggagagaatcATGAAATAAATATCACTGACAAATACATTCGCTCGGACGTCTGACTGCATACTGGCTTAGCTCGGGTGAAGGGGCCTCACCTGAGGTGGTGCGTGGTCGTGTGCCCAGATGGCTGCATGTTGGAGGAGTGCTGCTGTTGGGCGGTGAACCCACAGTGAAAAGGACCGTACGGGGACTCGCGGAGCCACCCTGAGCCAGCACACTGGGACCTGCAGGGGCTTTAGGAGTACAAGAACACTGTATGAAGTGACAGGATCACTCTGATACCATGTTTATACAGTACTTTTACTATTGAAGAGTACAGATAATCGTAAGTCCATATAGTGACTAACTGAACTAAGGCACACACTGTCCAGTGTCTATGCAATACTGTACTCATACCTGTGTCCATGGGTCGCTCTGTGTTCAAGCTGTCAGTGCTGCCCTGGTACGCTTGTCCTCCAAgagtgattctgattggctgctcagACAGACGACCTGTACTAACAGACCTGTATTGAAATCACAGATAGCATGAGgtcaaacagcagacaaagtGATGTCACATGGTAAAGATAGAGGAGGATCCAAGTAACACGCGAGGACATGATGTTTTAGAGTCATGATTCCATCACCcacaatgtttacatttctcGGTACATTTGAAGAAGCTGCACCCAGCTAGTACTCTCCCCTCTATGAACTGCCATGTACATATACACATTACATAAGCGGAATAATCAGGGGAGTATTTCAGAAGCGATCAATGGTATACTTAAAAGCATGTTTTACCTGCACAGAAGACAAAATGTCTCCACTATGAAACTAAAATGCTCCATTTAAAaccagcaaaataaataaagaagcactgaaaacacatttcactgcagtCTCTCGTACAGCCCAAAGCGCCACATTAGATTTCATTAAGGTTAAGGACTATCACTACCTGACTGTACTACTGATCAATTGCATGTTAAATAGTGTATGTAAAGAAATGTACTGCCCATCTTATTAGAAACAAACCACACTGACTAGACACGGATGACTGGCAATCGATAGATAAAATGTATCAATGTAATATCTATTACAGTGGAGGCTGAGATGGTTGTTAAAGCAAATTTatgaagaagggagggagggcttttttttttttacctgccaAAGGTCCTGCTGGCCTCAGGCGCAGCTGGACGTCCGGTGAGGTACGGGCTGCAGTGATGGGCACAGATATCGCGAGCATCTGCCAGCGTCTTGGTGGGCACGGGGCTGTCTGCCAGTGCCATCAAGTTACAGGATGCCTGCGTTTTGGGGATCTTAAATGGTGCCGAAATGGTCTGTAAGGAAAAACGAGGAAACTTTAACAACTTACATTGCAGTTGATTTGGTATTCAGCCATCTGCACGCTTTATATTATGTACACCTACCTTAGTTGGGGAGCCAATGATGGTGGGTAATGGGGACttctgcagccaatcagacgtACGGGGCGACGAGCCTAGGAGCTTGGTGGGGGAGGAGCCGAGGTTCGCTGGTCGGCCAAGCTGAGGCGAGTGACTGCAGGATGAGGACGAAGGCTGAACGGGGTCTGACAACTGCTTGTGGAGTTTCTGCCTGGTCTGGTATACCTCTGTCAGGGTGGGGGCACTCTGGAGTCGAGCCCCCAGGAGCTGAGAGGATGGGACAGGGGAACCTTGTGAAAGTAGAGGGAGCGGATCAGAATCAATTCAGCTCCAATGCATGCAGTGCATAGATGTGATGCCACTGGTCACACTTTAGCTTCCTCTGTCACACAGTTCCTGCTCTGCCAGCGAAGGTAGACTAGCCCCAAGACTATtcacagagagtgtgtgtatcaTAAAATCTTCTTGTTTGTGTGACTTTCCGAAATGGGGACAAAGTACTGCTCTGTGTCTGGCTGAGGCCTCGTTTCAGACAGTGCACTGTAGCGACCATCTTTAAAAGCATGGTCACCATGACAGCAAACCTCCTCatacaaacagagaagaagttGGAGGATGTCTGCTGTGTTAATGTAACAGCAGCGTCAGACTTTTAAAAAGACCTTGACTCATGGTGACTCATGCACTTTGACAATAATAAAGTCGTGACACACAAGAGagaatcaaaacaacaactccTACTTGCAGTTAATGCTGATATTGCCGACTTTAGACAAGGCTGTATATACTTGTGTCAGTGTTGGGTCAAACTTCTTTTGCAAACTGTACCCCATAATTAGCATACGATACATCTTATGCTCACCAGCTAAGTATATTCAAAATGTGCTAAATATTTCTTATTTCAACCCACACTACCCAAATGTTATCCAAGTGAGAAAGTGTTCACAGTAAGATGTAGGTAAACCCAGTGACCGGGCTCTAGAGAGTGCAGCTGAAGTTTGGCCTCTGAACTGACCTCCCGACGAGCTGCGGCTGCGAGGCTCATGGTTCTgcagatgacagcagcagtgccCCAGCTGCTCAGGGATGGTGCCCACTGCAAACAGTTATTTGAAATATTAGCTTCTGATTCAATTCATTTCTGGTGTTATTAAAAAGCTGAGCTGCTTTGAGACACGTCCGGAAATGTTCTTACCAAGAGGTGAGGGGGAGTAGGGCCGAGAGCTGCCAGTGGAGAGACGCCTGCCCACTGTCTGAGGGACGTCTGCGGAGCTGGGAGACCCCGAGCCCACCTTGGGAAAACCCATAGGACTAGTGTTGGAGCGCCTCACTGTACCAGACCtagaacacagaaacacaattcaCAACATAAAGTTTAGGGTACGTACATGGACTGTTAAAAGTACAAGTCATTCAGTTCTCAGAATCACCAGAATGCTATTAATATTCAACACTTAACTAATCCaaagatttaaataataaataaataaataaaactcttgGCTCCATCAAGGATTCACTTGCTCCAACGCCTTTTCCGAAGtgacttctttctcttcctttgaGCTAATTTCAACCAGTTTTGCCAgttagtaaataaataaataccgTTTGGCTGCTGAGAGAACTCTTTACTACTGAACTGCATACGACCTCATCACAGTTTCGGTTCACATAGAAACAAAACGTGTGGGAGCATTTGCTGTGCAGATTGCTCATCTCAAATCTATCACACTAAATATTTGGTACAATTACAGGGAGTTGCAGTATTTTGTATAACCCTATGAGATATATTACATCATCTAAGGTCTGTTATTGCAATTGGAAAAGTTAGAAATCAAATTCCCCGAATACAACTGAAGAAGTTACACATTTCACAAGTACTGTCCCTGTTCATTTTCAGAAAGCCAGAGACCAAAAAGAAGTGCTAAATGCATTTCCTCTCTTTAAATTATTTGCAAGGGTGATTGCATAAAAAGTGTTACATGCATTATTTTCATGCATGTTTGATAAACTGGTGTTATT
This window encodes:
- the ulk2 gene encoding serine/threonine-protein kinase ULK2, coding for MEAVGDFEYSRKDLVGHGAFAVVFKGRHRKKTDWEVAIKSINKKNLSKSQILLGKEIKILKELQHENIVALYDVQETPNSVFLVMEYCNGGDLADYLQAKGTLREDTLRVFLQQIAAAMRILNSKGIIHRDLKPQNILLSYVGRKKSNISGIRIKIADFGFARYLQSNMMAATLCGSPMYMAPEVIMSQNYDAKADLWSIGTVIYQCLVGKPPFQANSPQDLRMFYEKNKNLQPIIPRETSPQLGDLLLGLLQRNQKDRMDFDTFFSHPFLEASSTIKKSCPVPVPSTSNAVTDSSCGSSPCIRYNSPPSLPDMQTLAEDGLSSPPLGPPNFLQLSKESAGSTSSKNSSCDTDDFVLVPHISTDSYDQPMGVGRRPSSEFLMCGGQPQPTSGQTPMVSPRAETTPIPVPTQIRNYQRIKQNLSSSPTTTLYSSPRSGTVRRSNTSPMGFPKVGSGSPSSADVPQTVGRRLSTGSSRPYSPSPLVGTIPEQLGHCCCHLQNHEPRSRSSSGGSPVPSSQLLGARLQSAPTLTEVYQTRQKLHKQLSDPVQPSSSSCSHSPQLGRPANLGSSPTKLLGSSPRTSDWLQKSPLPTIIGSPTKTISAPFKIPKTQASCNLMALADSPVPTKTLADARDICAHHCSPYLTGRPAAPEASRTFGRSVSTGRLSEQPIRITLGGQAYQGSTDSLNTERPMDTAPAGPSVLAQGGSASPRTVLFTVGSPPNSSTPPTCSHLGTRPRTTSVGSNSSAGSLCSTSGRVYVGSPPGMALGSSPPGGFMGGQFVPGGEGAPSSLRYVPYGTSPPSLEGFITFEAPELPEETLMEREHTDTLMHLRMMLSFTDCVLEMAAVRAGGTELGVSAASLYPPQDSVVVDQISQLSKEWGQVEQLVLYMKAAQLLASSLHLAKAQIKSAKLNPSTAVKQVVKNLNERYKSCISLCRRLTDKLNHFFSDKQRFVDEINSVTAEKLIYNHAVEMVQSAALDEMFKQTEDIAYRYSKAAMLLDGLSKILQDPTDIENVVKYKASVDRRISALCYCTVTLYE